A region of the Phycisphaerae bacterium genome:
GGTACAGCGTAACATCGCCGTTGCGATCCACCTGCCGGGTCAGAGTGCCAAAAGGCCCGCCATACTCGTAGACATTTTGCGTCTGATCGGGATGCGTTTCTTGAATCAGGCGTCCTTGTTGGTCGTACTCCCTGGTGATCCGCTCCGACTCCGGCACGGAGACCTGATCGTGGATCGGCGTGCCGTCCACAATGGTTTTCACGGTGGCCAGCGAGGCGTCGTGCCAGCGTTCCACCACCGCGCCATCCGTGGCGCGCACACTCGAGTAGTACAGTCCCGTCCGCTCATCAAAAGCGAAGTCGAATGTCTTACCCTGTCCGTTCTCGTCCTGCACGCTGGCCAGGGCCCCGTCCGCTCGATACGAGATGTGATGCTCTTCGCCATCGGCGTCTTGCTTGTGCACCATCCGGCTCTGATTGTCGTAGCGATAAGACGTCGTTTCCCCCAACCAATTGACGACGTTGGTCAGCCGACTCTGAGCGTCGTAGAAATACTCCACCGTCCGTCCGCCCTCGGCTTGATCCCGTAGGCTGGCAACCAGCCCCTCCGACGTGCGGTCCACCCAGCACACCTGGTTGGTGGCGTGATTGTACACGCCCACGACGTAGTTGGAGGCAACATCATATCCATAGAGAATCTGCCGTCCCTGGCGGTCGCCCTGAGCCAGCCGCCGCCCGTCCACGTCGTACCGAGCCCAGTGGCCATCCGTTTGGCGCAATTCATACCCCGCCCCCGTATATTCCAACCAATTGCCTGCATCGTCATAGAACCGATCGCCCGCTGTTAAGGACCCTTTGGAACTGTAGCGGTCAAGACTTAATCCTGCGACCTGCACGCCTTCCACATCTTCGTCGCTGGAGACGAACTCCATGCGCTGATCCAGCCCGTCGAACGTCCATTCTCCATCGAAAAAAGAACGTCGGACCCGAAACAGATTTCCCAGCGTCTGGATATCGATATCCTCGGCCTCGTCGTAATAGGCGCCCCCCGCCAGCACGGCACTGCTTCCAACAGGTTCCAGCGGCGCGCACGGATCCTCCTCGGGATCCGGATTCGGCGCGCAACCCAAACTGCCACCCGGTAGAGAACTGCCTCCGGGACCGCCGGAACTGCCGCCACCTGCGCCGCCAAGTCCAACATTCACAATCCCGGTCGGCCCATAGCTCGGTTTCGTTGAGGAGCCACACGAGATGCATCGGCCGCACCAGTGGCTACAGCGCACGACGGATTCCCAATGGCCGTTGATACAGTAATAGCCGTACGAGTAGGAGGCGCACCGGCTATAGCACCCGCAGGCCGCGCCGCCGCCGGAGGCAGCGTCGTCGGCGCCAAAGACTTTCAAGCAGGTGACGCGGTAGGGAATGCGGACCACCTGGTGTGCTTCCAGCGTCTCCGGCGGCTCGACCATTAATTCATATTTATAATACTCGTCCGATTCGGGAATCTGGATCTGAATGGCCTCGGCCCGGATCAGCCCGTAGTTTTTCATCGTGAATTCGCCGTTGAACACGTCCCCCACCGCCATCTCGGGCAACTGCACCGAGACAGGCTCCAGCAGCACCACCGGCGCGGGCACCTGCGTCTCGAATGTCGCCGTCAGCACGATATTGTATTCGTCTTCTATCGTCGTCGGCACCACCGACCATTCCACCGTCACCAGCGGACTGTTCAGGAACACCTCCGTGTTCCCGATCACCCCCGGCTTGACCCACAGCCGCCCGCTGGTCGCCTCGTGCCGATTGGCCGTCACCCGGTACATGTACGAGCCCACCGGCAGGTCCTCGAAATACGCCTCGCCCAGGCTGTCGGTCGTCCGATTCGTCTCGACCGTAGACCCGCTTTCCTTCTGCAGCGTAACCCGCGCCCCGGCCAATCCCTGCACGATTCCGCTCTGGTTCGTCGTGCCCGTGTAGATATCCGTGACCTTGAACAGAGCGCCGCCGCGCCCGGAGCTGTCCACCCCCACGAACAGATTGATATCTTTCGTCGCGTGATTGGCCGCCGTCACCCGCAGGATGAATTGATGCTGGCCCAGGCTTGCGCTGTTCGTTGGAGCAAAGGTGATATCCACCAGCCATTCTTCCCCGATCGCCAGATTTCCCAGGTTGCTTGCCACGTTCAGTTGCACCCATTCCGGCGCCGCTGTCCCGTTTGTCGTCCACAGCGACACGCCCACGTCCGCCAACGCGCCGTACCCGTTGTTCTTCAGCTTCACCGTCTCCGTCACCCGGTTGCTGACCGCCACCCCCGTCTGCACGTAGTTCGGACTCCACGTCAGCGCCGGTTGCGCCTCGGTAAAGCGATAGTTCACCGTCACCCGCCCCCAGCCCGACGGCCCGCTGACGTCGTCGGCCACCACCAGGACCACGCTCCCCGTGGTCGCCGGGCTCTCCCCCCAGATCGTGAAGCGCAACGTCGCCCGGCTGCCACCCGCCAACGTCGCTGTGGTCGCGCCCGGCTCGATATGAACCCCTGCGGGCAAGATTCCGCCGGGCTGGTTGCTCGCTTCATACCGCAGATGCAGGTTGGTCAACGTCAGACCTTTGCTCGTGCTGACCGTGATCTTCACCGCCTGGGGATACTCCATCGGCAGCGTTCCGCTCACCGTTGCCGGCGACACCCCCACCCGGTTGATCGCAAACTCCCCCTGCACGGGCTTGTCCACCCGCAGCGGATGCACCGCCCACACCTTGTACACCCCACCCTCGTTCGCCAATGGCTCAAAGTTGTATTCCCAGTGCCCCCCCGCGTCGGCGTACACCGTGTAGGTCCGCTCAAATCCTTCCAGTGAGACCGTCAGCTTGACTGGCACGTCTGCCTGACCTGCCCCGGTCGTCCGGTTCACGGCGTGGCCCTGGATCAGAATGTTCGTGTCCCCCATTGAAAAGGCCGGATGGATATTCGTCACCGCCGCCGAGTAGACCGTCTCCTGCAGGGACACCGCCCGCGTGCTCTGGACGCCGGCAATCTGCACGTGATCCTCCTGCCCCAGGTGATAGTGCAGCCGGTCGATCTCCAGCCGCAGCACCGCCGCGTTCGGCGCGTTCGTCGGTATCGTCAGCAGAATATCGCTCGAGCTGAAGCTCGTCCCCGCCGGGATCCGCGCCACCGTCTGCCCGTTCGCCAGCGTCATCACTCCCGCCCCCAACAACTGTTTCGCCGCCCCCGCGCTTAACACCATCCCCTCCGGCGTTTCCAGTTTCACCCGGACTTCCGGCGACGCGCCCCCTTTCTGCGCCAGCACCACCTCGATCTCCTCTGCCGACGTATTGTGCAGCACGAACCGCACTTTCCCTTCCGTCCCCCGCGTCAGCTCGTCGTTATGCACTTCCGCCGTCAGCACCTCGTCGCTTACATTCACCGTCGCGGCCGACCGCAGCCGCACCCATTCTCCTTCATGGGGAAGCAGCTCAACCATGTTGCTCAACGTTGCCACCGGCGGCAGGTTGGTATAGCCCCCCACCACCACCGCCACGCATCCCGTTTCGCCCGCCCCCAGACTGAACAGTTCGGAAACATGGTCGATCCCCGCCGTTCGAACCTTCAGCCGCGCGTTCGTCACCGCCGCCGCCGCATTGGTGACCGTGTAGAGCAACCGATTCATCACCCCGCGCTTCAGCAGCGCGTTGGCCGGCAGGCTCACGCTCAAGTCCGGCAGCCGCAACGTCCGCCGCACGCTCTCCAGGGTCTCCCCGCCCACTTCGTCCACCGCCACCAGCCCGTACAACCTCCCGCCGCTCGAATACGCCGTGTCCACGTAGGAGGTCGCCGTGTTGGCCAGGCCGTCCGCCAGCAGTTGTTCCCCCTCATAGATCCGGAACCCATCAATCGCCGTCGCGTTCGCGTGGCTCCATGCCACCGTCGGACGCTGCCCCGCCACATGCTCCACGCCCAGGCCATTCACCGGCAGCAACGCCAGATTGGTGTAGGCATTCAGCGATGGCGCGGATCGGTTCCCCGCCGAATCCACTGCCGCCACAGCGTAATACGCCGCCCCCTTCACCGGCTTCGCGTCCACCGCGTTTGTCGAACTCACGTTCGTCGCAAACGCCGGCCGGCTCCCGATCTCCACAATCGTCTGCGTGTCGCGGTAAGCCTGGTACTTCACCGTCTCCTCCGGCACCGCCGTCCAGGACAACAGCACCCCGTTGCCCAACAGCTTCAACACCAGCCCCTCCGGCGCCGCCGGCGGCGTCGCGTCCGATACCACTCGCACCACCTGCCCCCACGCGCTGGTCACCGCCTGCCCGTTCGCCTCCCGCACGCTCGCCACCGCATACCAATTTGTCGCATCCCCCGCTGCATCCGTGTATGTCAGCAGCCCCCCGCTCCGGGCCAGATCCATCAGCGCGTTGCTCGCCGACCCCTTGTAGAGTACGTAATCCGCCGCCGCCGTCACCGCGCTCCACGACAACTCCACCGCCCCACCCGGTTGCGCCCGACCCGTCAAATTTTGCGGCGCCTCATACGGCGGAAGCGTCCCCTGATAAGCCTGGAACCGACTCTCCACTTGAATCGTGGCTCCCGTGTTCCCCAGGTCGTCCACCCCCCGGTACTGGAACCGCAGATGCTCCGCCGGATTGCCGCCATTGGACGGCAAGGCGAAGGAGCCCCCCCACGACCGGTACGTCAGCGGCGACAGCGCCACCGCCGTCTCCTGCGTCCGCGTCGTTTCCAGCGACCACGACAGTTCCGGGGTTCCGACCGGCACCTCGTTGGTGGCAAACACCGCCACCACCGTCACCGTCGTCGGGCTGCCCGCCGGATTCGCGATCGGGGCCACCGGCGTCACATGCAATTCACTCACGACGGGCCCGCACGTGTCCAGCGTGACGACGTCCCCCGTCTCGATTGCGGTCCCCCGGTTTCCCGCCAGATCCCGCCCGGAAAACACCGCGTACGCCGGCCCGCAGGGCCGGCTCCCGTCCACGTTGAAATACCCCGTGTATTCATTCGTCCCCCCGCTTTGCAGCATCACCGCAATCGGCACGCCCCCCACCGGATTCAGGCTGAAGAACGGCGCCGTCACCAGCGGCTCGCTGAGCGCCAAGCTCACCTGCACCCGCCCATACCCGTACCGATTCTCCGTCGGCACGCTCGGGCCATCGCTCTGATAGGTCACCGCCATCACCCGCGGCGCCGTCCGATCCGACCGCGAAGACGCTCCCTCTGAGAGCCATCCCTCCGTGTCCGCCCGGTTCACTGCCGCCACCCGGTAATAATACAGCCCGTCCGACGGCGGCAGATCCGTGTAATAGCTCACCGCCACCAGTGCAGAGTTCACCCGCGTTGCCGCCCCCGTCGCCGTGAACGGACTCGCCGCGCGATACACCTGGTAGCCTTTCACGTTCACCCCCTGCGGGTCGCTCCAGCTCAACCGGATCGCCCCCCCCTCCCGCGGCGTCGCCGTCAACCCCGCCGGCGTCGCGGGTATGCTCGTGTCCAGAATCACCGTCCCCGCCTGCGACCACGTCCCCGTTCCCGCCCGATTCACCCCCGCCGCCCGGATCGCGTTCGTCCCCTCCAACAGGTCCACCCCCCCGCTGAATCCCCCGGCCCCCGACACGCTGACCGTCTCGCCCGCAACCTCGGTCCCGTTCCGCGACAGCACCACCTGCGTCACGTACACCGCCCCCGTCCCCGTCACCGGCTGCCGCGGCCGGTTCACCGTGGATGTCCCCACCGGCTGCGTCAGTATCAGTGCTTCCGGCTTCGCCAGCGCCACCGGGATGTTCGTCGCCCACACCCGAGTGTTGCCCAGCGTGTCGTAACCCGTCAGTTCCACCGCGTGCAACCCGTCGTTCGTCGTCGCCGTCACGTTCCAGAATGCCGCAAAGTTGGTTGAACTGCCGGTGGCTGTCCCCACCAGCGCCCCGTTCACCCGGAACTCCACCCGGCTCATCCCCGCCGGGTCTCGCGCATTCACCGTGAACGAACCCGGCTTCGTCGCCGCTGAATTCAACGCGGCCCCGTTGAAACGCAGGTTCCACATCAGCGGCCCCATCACGTCGTCTTCCGTCATCGCCGCCACCGGTGCCACCTCCGGGTTCTGCCCTCCGCTCGGGTTCACCGTCGTCACCGCGAACCAGTTCGTCACGCCGTTCTGGAATCCCGCCAGACTCGCATTTGTCTTCGTCACCGTCAGCCGCGCCGTCAGCCCGCTGACGCTGGAATACTCGTTGGTGTACGCATAGATGGCGTAATGCTTCACGTACGTCGACGGCTGCACCCCGTTCCAA
Encoded here:
- a CDS encoding alpha/beta hydrolase encodes the protein SLELEGAIRANGQDGDYGRGSGGGIYLEVGRLSGGGIVEAVGGRNTADVSSYFGGSGGGGRIAIYYDELDGFDLSNRVSAAGGKGESTSSYDGAAGTVYLVDQLAPVRFVRFSPDGLTNTAVSEMAIRVGSPLAPDTFTLADVALRDPQGALVSLASLSAMTTYDYLLLFSAPVSEEGEYELTIGTNIISVLGEYPELATTHSFVIDTTPPGAPVVTNRPGIPATNCLRATAAVLSGTREDGSAVWVNGAMRVPWGVGAWVCTQSFSQGATVLDIYATDAAGNRSATNGYAFLADTVAPAVTAVSPANGSWATSTPAFVRLTYVEAASGLDTQRSTYAVKISGLTLPGSWAVTTNTLTFTPEGTMLDGSYAVSARLYDNMANTGAVFSSSFIVDTTPPGAPGVSGVTSPTTINQQTITGTREADTAILCNGTQVVASGSSTNWSYAQALTNGWNYFAFTARDAAGNMSEATDVAILYNDVAPEAVTVTGAVYGVGTRLTLGWAGYNELAAGGDIATYHVFQSADSFTHVSAAEQIGTRGAGQKSFVVTGLVRNVTKHYAVMARDTTGLADSNVTSVALAPVDVIAPPNPTGAVFACGATNLTLTWSASADPDADLAGYRLYVTNAATGLEYGLTNRLHEQDGLVPSSSYVFRVSAYDVTGNEGAGLVVTGYTVLPNPTGLTVTPYDGYVEMSWNGVQPSTYVKHYAIYAYTNEYSSVSGLTARLTVTKTNASLAGFQNGVTNWFAVTTVNPSGGQNPEVAPVAAMTEDDVMGPLMWNLRFNGAALNSAATKPGSFTVNARDPAGMSRVEFRVNGALVGTATGSSTNFAAFWNVTATTNDGLHAVELTGYDTLGNTRVWATNIPVALAKPEALILTQPVGTSTVNRPRQPVTGTGAVYVTQVVLSRNGTEVAGETVSVSGAGGFSGGVDLLEGTNAIRAAGVNRAGTGTWSQAGTVILDTSIPATPAGLTATPREGGAIRLSWSDPQGVNVKGYQVYRAASPFTATGAATRVNSALVAVSYYTDLPPSDGLYYYRVAAVNRADTEGWLSEGASSRSDRTAPRVMAVTYQSDGPSVPTENRYGYGRVQVSLALSEPLVTAPFFSLNPVGGVPIAVMLQSGGTNEYTGYFNVDGSRPCGPAYAVFSGRDLAGNRGTAIETGDVVTLDTCGPVVSELHVTPVAPIANPAGSPTTVTVVAVFATNEVPVGTPELSWSLETTRTQETAVALSPLTYRSWGGSFALPSNGGNPAEHLRFQYRGVDDLGNTGATIQVESRFQAYQGTLPPYEAPQNLTGRAQPGGAVELSWSAVTAAADYVLYKGSASNALMDLARSGGLLTYTDAAGDATNWYAVASVREANGQAVTSAWGQVVRVVSDATPPAAPEGLVLKLLGNGVLLSWTAVPEETVKYQAYRDTQTIVEIGSRPAFATNVSSTNAVDAKPVKGAAYYAVAAVDSAGNRSAPSLNAYTNLALLPVNGLGVEHVAGQRPTVAWSHANATAIDGFRIYEGEQLLADGLANTATSYVDTAYSSGGRLYGLVAVDEVGGETLESVRRTLRLPDLSVSLPANALLKRGVMNRLLYTVTNAAAAVTNARLKVRTAGIDHVSELFSLGAGETGCVAVVVGGYTNLPPVATLSNMVELLPHEGEWVRLRSAATVNVSDEVLTAEVHNDELTRGTEGKVRFVLHNTSAEEIEVVLAQKGGASPEVRVKLETPEGMVLSAGAAKQLLGAGVMTLANGQTVARIPAGTSFSSSDILLTIPTNAPNAAVLRLEIDRLHYHLGQEDHVQIAGVQSTRAVSLQETVYSAAVTNIHPAFSMGDTNILIQGHAVNRTTGAGQADVPVKLTVSLEGFERTYTVYADAGGHWEYNFEPLANEGGVYKVWAVHPLRVDKPVQGEFAINRVGVSPATVSGTLPMEYPQAVKITVSTSKGLTLTNLHLRYEASNQPGGILPAGVHIEPGATTATLAGGSRATLRFTIWGESPATTGSVVLVVADDVSGPSGWGRVTVNYRFTEAQPALTWSPNYVQTGVAVSNRVTETVKLKNNGYGALADVGVSLWTTNGTAAPEWVQLNVASNLGNLAIGEEWLVDITFAPTNSASLGQHQFILRVTAANHATKDINLFVGVDSSGRGGALFKVTDIYTGTTNQSGIVQGLAGARVTLQKESGSTVETNRTTDSLGEAYFEDLPVGSYMYRVTANRHEATSGRLWVKPGVIGNTEVFLNSPLVTVEWSVVPTTIEDEYNIVLTATFETQVPAPVVLLEPVSVQLPEMAVGDVFNGEFTMKNYGLIRAEAIQIQIPESDEYYKYELMVEPPETLEAHQVVRIPYRVTCLKVFGADDAASGGGAACGCYSRCASYSYGYYCINGHWESVVRCSHWCGRCISCGSSTKPSYGPTGIVNVGLGGAGGGSSGGPGGSSLPGGSLGCAPNPDPEEDPCAPLEPVGSSAVLAGGAYYDEAEDIDIQTLGNLFRVRRSFFDGEWTFDGLDQRMEFVSSDEDVEGVQVAGLSLDRYSSKGSLTAGDRFYDDAGNWLEYTGAGYELRQTDGHWARYDVDGRRLAQGDRQGRQILYGYDVASNYVVGVYNHATNQVCWVDRTSEGLVASLRDQAEGGRTVEYFYDAQSRLTNVVNWLGETTSYRYDNQSRMVHKQDADGEEHHISYRADGALASVQDENGQGKTFDFAFDERTGLYYSSVRATDGAVVERWHDASLATVKTIVDGTPIHDQVSVPESERITREYDQQGRLIQETHPDQTQNVYEYGGPFGTLTRQVDRNGDVTLYQRDERGNPTGIVAHAGTPWERTTWQAFDDRGLLVRHTSIGDSNTASVSLEFEYDSVGNMTACTDAEGFVTHYTYDGYGHLTSVSNADGGVWNWQYDQRGRCTAVTDPRNSTEEYEYDSAGHMSRLRHLTGEETTYEYDDRGRLSRINAPHGRWQEMHYDGPGGRRVETRHSDGSVFWETFSEEGDLLGLENEQGMKSEAEHDEYGRLASLHASAEESVQIHYDAAGLPLTMVYPDYEQHMGWDAKGTLTNIQLRGAIESGRSFKYDSAGRLIAVQKPDGNVLRYSWDVRGRLTSLVDEGGGTNRFAYDGRDNLIRWTDPLGHGVRYEYDARDCMTARIREDGTTNRYAYDACGRKIRHWRPNGSLTIWDYDHMGCITNRASYRSEFDEVPEQSVRLEQDSQGRLLVCDDGMTSMAWSYDESNLVATCQVDFGSFTATYSQGFDDAGRLVFFAGPDGLTNRYEYGADEQLSQINVPGEGLLSLDRAPGGLQVQIRYPGGIRNDRHAHSVLGIVTNLYADPGGHSILAETIERDVQGGPVAKSLDGRHWTYQYDAQRRVNGVECAGGETRVIAYDLAGNRIEDSTTPGTWEYDEMNRLRSSPWGSYQYDQAGNMTQSVCGAQIRRYEYNATGRLTAIRDGQDQVLARYAYDPFGRRIRKEVNGETTWYLYAAQGLIAELDDTGNVLRSYAYYPSAAWSANPLYLRQDGQVYYYLNDALGRPIKLARGDGAIVWAAEYDVFGAAEVSQAAQIDNPLRGSGQYGDAESGLHYNFMRYYDSQTGRYLSEDPLDEAAGPNLYVFADNNPLQFMDASGMIVDVDFSRTESGGWKEYKTDNTSGRTIAYRTDYVGNQSQRYETYVSQENRARMNAMLHQTGTAIVMVNGYNTDHATWLGRVSKMEKLLKTEAGDPDLEIISFYWPGNHGGVNFNGAQDVGKDASRALARMLKCLKQHGIKIIVPSHSLANEVVAQALLHGASIDKWYALQAAVAGQDLSRTGLYGPVIESQVGTLYYTSSHEFQDGLMGTLRGVWKSVTDTIFMKERDKIVQIPYYLDELASGVGYAGIPNPTPNTERLSQNSTGHGDIYTDVVTSSIATSWNSMREYGRSGGDYDYSQCIFLGNGFLTWLNYR